Proteins encoded in a region of the Zea mays cultivar B73 chromosome 2, Zm-B73-REFERENCE-NAM-5.0, whole genome shotgun sequence genome:
- the LOC100276602 gene encoding uncharacterized protein LOC100276602 translates to MVERERGEGEARALASGPGQQQQQEGAAEGERVEKEGDEREEEDRDDEAVEWSEIRLAIEELSPAAHLKRVDGDGKAAASSLPTLRFLALSHLLVRVLDKIGPTMAVLRLDVQRNIERLQELYLLDPATYSTLTGIVEKEVKEGTARKVDSCARAILWLAR, encoded by the exons ATGGTGGAGAGGGAAAGGGGCGAGGGAGAAGCCAGGGCCCTGGCCAGCGGGCcagggcagcagcagcagcaggaaggAGCAGCGGAGGGCGAGAGGGTCGAGAAAGAAGGAGACGAGCGGGAGGAGGAGGATCGAGACGACGAAGCCGTGGAGTGGTCCGAGATACGGCTCGCCATCGAGGAGCTGTCCCCGGCGGCCCATCTCAAGCGCGTCGACGGCGATGGCAAGGCGGCCGCGTCGTCCCTGCCCACGCTCCGCTTCCTGGCGCTGTCGCACCTCCTCGTTCGAGTGCTCG ATAAGATCGGGCCGACCATGGCCGTGCTGAGGCTCGACGTCCAACGGAACATCGAG AGGCTGCAGGAGCTGTACCTGCTGGACCCAGCCACGTACTCGACCCTGACGGGGATAGTGGAGAAGGAAGTGAAGGAGGGCACAGCGAGGAAGGTCGACAGCTGCGCAAGGGCGATCCTGTGGCTTGCTAGGTAA
- the LOC100276602 gene encoding uncharacterized protein isoform X1, whose protein sequence is MVERERGEGEARALASGPGQQQQQEGAAEGERVEKEGDEREEEDRDDEAVEWSEIRLAIEELSPAAHLKRVDGDGKAAASSLPTLRFLALSHLLVRVLDKIGPTMAVLRLDVQRNIERLQELYLLDPATYSTLTGIVEKEVKEGTARKVDSCARAILWLARSMDFTAALLQRLEEDSTQQQQQSLAQLVEAAYEATLKPWHGWISSAACKIAWKLIPERKVFTGMLLGTGQDCSALEDEIGRLALLLRPFLDDIHSMMAKFRLDRLKST, encoded by the exons ATGGTGGAGAGGGAAAGGGGCGAGGGAGAAGCCAGGGCCCTGGCCAGCGGGCcagggcagcagcagcagcaggaaggAGCAGCGGAGGGCGAGAGGGTCGAGAAAGAAGGAGACGAGCGGGAGGAGGAGGATCGAGACGACGAAGCCGTGGAGTGGTCCGAGATACGGCTCGCCATCGAGGAGCTGTCCCCGGCGGCCCATCTCAAGCGCGTCGACGGCGATGGCAAGGCGGCCGCGTCGTCCCTGCCCACGCTCCGCTTCCTGGCGCTGTCGCACCTCCTCGTTCGAGTGCTCG ATAAGATCGGGCCGACCATGGCCGTGCTGAGGCTCGACGTCCAACGGAACATCGAG AGGCTGCAGGAGCTGTACCTGCTGGACCCAGCCACGTACTCGACCCTGACGGGGATAGTGGAGAAGGAAGTGAAGGAGGGCACAGCGAGGAAGGTCGACAGCTGCGCAAGGGCGATCCTGTGGCTTGCTAG ATCCATGGATTTCACAGCTGCGCTGTTACAGAGGCTGGAGGAGGACTctacgcagcagcagcagcagagccTCGCGCAGCTCGTGGAGGCCGCGTACGAGGCCACCCTGAAGCCGTGGCACGGCTGGATCTCCTCGGCGGCGTGCAAG ATAGCGTGGAAGCTCATCCCCGAGAGGAAGGTCTTCACCGGCATGCTGCTGGGGACGGGCCAGGACTGCTCTGCACTTGAAGACGAGATCGGGCGGCTCGCGCTGTTGCTTCGGCCCTTCCTTGATGACATCCACTCCATGATG GCCAAGTTCAGACTGGACAGGCTCAAGTCGACGTGA